Below is a genomic region from Pseudomonadota bacterium.
ATCATTCGAGGAATCAAAGGAGATATTTGACGACCCATTTCACATCTCCATTATAGATGAAAGATTCAGCAATTTTGAGGAAAGATGGGTAACCATTGGTACTACATACAAAGGGAAGTTGATTGTAGCGGGACATTTATACTGCCTTAAAGAAAATGGAGAGGAAGTTATTAGAATTATATCGGCAAGAAAAGCTACAAAAAAAGAAAAGGAGCAATATGAAACAATCGGATTTTGAATTAAAGAAAGAATATGATTTCTCTAAAGGTGTAAGGGGTAGGTTTTATAGACCCAAAAAGATCTCAACTACAGTGAGACTGGATAATGATATTTTATT
It encodes:
- a CDS encoding BrnT family toxin — encoded protein: MEFEWAENKNRANVKKHKLSFEESKEIFDDPFHISIIDERFSNFEERWVTIGTTYKGKLIVAGHLYCLKENGEEVIRIISARKATKKEKEQYETIGF